The Rhodococcus sp. X156 genome window below encodes:
- the bluB gene encoding 5,6-dimethylbenzimidazole synthase: MTAERRDSSGSTPSAEPTTTLYDAIRMRRDVRAEFTGEAVAEDVLHRVLTAAHAAPSVGMTQPWDFVLVRRPQTLHRFAEHVAAKRREFAATLPPERATTFDPIKVEGIQESGLGVVVTHDQSRGGQHVLGRHTVADTGLFSTVLAVQNLWLAATAEGLGVGWVSFYDEEVLAELVGVAEPVRPIGWLCVGHVARRQEVPDLERFGWRSRRPLSEAVHQESYGS, translated from the coding sequence ATGACGGCCGAACGTCGCGACAGCTCCGGGTCCACCCCCAGCGCCGAGCCCACCACCACCCTCTACGACGCCATCCGGATGCGCCGGGACGTCCGGGCTGAGTTCACCGGAGAAGCGGTGGCCGAGGACGTGCTGCACCGGGTGCTGACCGCCGCGCACGCCGCGCCCAGCGTCGGCATGACCCAGCCGTGGGACTTCGTCCTGGTGCGCCGGCCGCAGACCCTGCACCGCTTCGCCGAGCACGTGGCCGCCAAGCGCCGGGAGTTCGCTGCCACGCTGCCGCCCGAGCGGGCCACCACCTTCGACCCCATCAAGGTGGAGGGCATCCAGGAGAGCGGGTTGGGCGTGGTGGTCACCCACGACCAGAGCCGCGGCGGCCAGCACGTGCTGGGCCGGCACACCGTGGCCGACACCGGCCTGTTCTCCACCGTGCTGGCCGTGCAGAACCTGTGGCTGGCCGCCACGGCCGAGGGGCTCGGGGTGGGCTGGGTGAGCTTCTACGACGAGGAGGTGCTCGCCGAGCTGGTGGGGGTGGCCGAGCCGGTGCGACCCATCGGCTGGCTGTGCGTGGGCCACGTGGCCCGGCGCCAGGAGGTGCCCGACCTGGAGCGCTTCGGCTGGCGCAGCCGCCGCCCGCTCAGCGAGGCCGTGCACCAGGAGAGCTACGGCTCCTGA
- a CDS encoding ABC transporter substrate-binding protein, with protein MTRLTRTRWSRMAAATVVGSLLLAGCAGGTESSGDKTAQDGPAVRVGLVGEQGDGGEPVRGGTLSYATYAPVSTLDPLVTYATGSTGGTELAAVYDLLVRYDAQTDKYEPQLAKAVDVSEDQKTWTLTLRDGVTFSDGTPLNGQAVLWSIQRYLDKRGLNSQLFKTGVSKMESPTPSTVVFTLTEAWPEFWAMLSSGPGVIVAPSSMQSGKFTPIGAGPYTVERLSPQNELVLKANPGYWGGEPNISTLRFVNIAGEQAKVDAFKSGGVQMIYLRNPEATEQITAMNAPAFVDTGALGNVGVINHRPGRPGADVRIRQAMAYAVNPEAIDQRVYAGKGMPGADLFPEWSRWHTDVRGLGYDPEKAKQLLEEAKKDGYDGRLTYAGFMEPKAQAQALAVQAMLQAVGFTVEISYANNVTELTKRIYVDNDYDISRGSFSLWEAAPQIRLASTLASDSDTNSMGYKNAAMDAALVKVKSASTDADKRTAIAEIQKLMNETVPFLTWGTQAALIPWQTSVHGLKPSLDGIILFDKAWMK; from the coding sequence ATGACCCGTCTGACGAGGACGCGCTGGAGCCGGATGGCTGCAGCCACCGTGGTGGGCAGCCTGCTGCTCGCCGGGTGCGCCGGCGGCACCGAGAGCAGCGGCGACAAGACCGCCCAGGACGGCCCTGCCGTGCGGGTCGGGCTCGTCGGTGAGCAGGGCGACGGCGGCGAGCCGGTCCGCGGCGGCACGCTCAGCTATGCCACCTACGCCCCGGTGTCCACCCTGGACCCGCTCGTCACCTACGCGACCGGATCCACCGGCGGCACCGAGCTGGCCGCGGTCTACGACCTGCTGGTGCGCTACGACGCCCAGACGGACAAGTACGAGCCGCAGCTGGCCAAGGCCGTGGACGTCAGCGAGGACCAGAAGACCTGGACGCTGACCCTGCGCGACGGCGTGACGTTCAGCGACGGCACGCCCCTGAACGGGCAGGCCGTGCTCTGGAGCATCCAGCGGTACCTGGACAAGCGGGGCCTGAACAGCCAGCTGTTCAAGACCGGGGTGTCCAAGATGGAGTCACCCACCCCCAGCACCGTGGTGTTCACCCTCACCGAGGCGTGGCCGGAGTTCTGGGCGATGCTGTCCTCCGGGCCGGGCGTCATCGTGGCGCCCAGCTCGATGCAGAGCGGGAAGTTCACCCCGATCGGGGCAGGTCCGTACACCGTCGAGCGGCTGTCTCCGCAGAACGAGCTGGTCCTCAAGGCCAACCCGGGTTACTGGGGTGGCGAGCCGAACATCAGCACGCTGCGCTTCGTGAACATCGCCGGTGAGCAGGCCAAGGTCGACGCCTTCAAGTCCGGTGGCGTGCAGATGATCTACCTGCGCAACCCGGAGGCCACCGAGCAGATCACGGCGATGAACGCGCCTGCCTTCGTGGACACCGGTGCGCTGGGCAACGTGGGCGTGATCAACCACCGTCCGGGTCGCCCGGGCGCCGACGTGCGCATTCGCCAGGCGATGGCCTACGCGGTCAACCCCGAGGCCATCGACCAGCGGGTGTACGCCGGCAAGGGCATGCCCGGCGCCGACCTCTTCCCCGAGTGGTCGCGCTGGCACACCGACGTCCGTGGGCTGGGCTACGACCCGGAGAAGGCCAAGCAGCTGCTCGAGGAGGCGAAGAAGGACGGGTACGACGGTCGCCTCACCTACGCCGGCTTCATGGAGCCCAAGGCCCAGGCGCAGGCGCTCGCCGTCCAGGCGATGCTGCAGGCCGTCGGGTTCACCGTGGAGATCAGCTACGCCAACAACGTCACCGAGCTGACCAAGCGGATCTACGTCGACAACGACTACGACATCAGCCGCGGGTCGTTCAGCCTGTGGGAGGCGGCTCCGCAGATCCGCCTCGCCAGCACCCTGGCCAGTGACTCCGACACCAACTCCATGGGCTACAAGAACGCGGCCATGGACGCCGCGCTGGTGAAGGTGAAGTCGGCGAGCACCGACGCGGACAAGCGCACCGCCATCGCGGAGATCCAGAAGCTGATGAACGAGACCGTGCCGTTCCTCACCTGGGGCACGCAGGCCGCGCTGATCCCGTGGCAGACCTCGGTGCACGGCCTCAAGCCGAGCCTGGACGGGATCATCCTGTTCGACAAGGCTTGGATGAAGTAA
- the aceE gene encoding pyruvate dehydrogenase (acetyl-transferring), homodimeric type, which translates to MGHTDSVAAAPAVRTTDASGTGLTPRPVPTQSEEHTVAERSSAPSELGGSDTPAKGPARVRVIREGVGSYLPDIDPEETAEWLESFDAMLSEAGPQRARYLMLRLLERAGDARVALPSLTSTDYVNTIPTENEPWFPGDEEVERRYRAWIRWNAAVMVHRAQRPGVGVGGHISTYASSAALYEVGFNHFFRGRDHPGGGDQVFIQGHASPGIYARAFLEGRLSAEQLDGFRQEYSHAGESGGLPSYPHPRLLPDFWEFPTVSMGLGPMNAIYQARFNKYLQHRSIKDTSDQHVWAFLGDGEMDEPESRGLVHVAATDQLDNLTFVVNCNLQRLDGPVRGNGKIIQELESFFRGAGWNVIKVVWGREWDSLLHADRDGALVNLMNSTPDGDYQTYKANDGGYVREHFFGRDPRTKELVDPMTDSEIWNLKRGGHDYRKVHAAYAAAMAHKGQPTVILAKTIKGYGLGTHFEGRNATHQMKKLTLDDLKHLRDSQHIPISDEDLERDPYLPPYYHPGADAPEIKYLRERRRVLGGYLPTRKVTANNPPLPEDKTYDVVKRGSGKQEVATTMAFVRLLKELMRDKGWGKRFVPIIPDEARTFGMDSMFPTLKIYNPNGQLYTSVDADLMLAYKESEVGQILHEGINEAGSTAAFTAVGTSYATHGEPMIPIYIFYSMFGFQRTGDGLWAAADQMARGFALGATAGRTTLTGEGLQHADGHSLLLAASNPAVVAYDPAYGYEIGHIVREGLRRMYGDGGPDGAGENVFYYLTVYNEPYQQPAEPEDVDVEGILRGIHRVSTAPAGTGPRAQILASGVALPWAMKAQQLLADDWDVAADVWSVTSWNELHRDGVECEREALRHPEADKRVPYVTEALTDLAGPVVAVSDWMRAVPDMIRQWVPNEYITLGTDGFGFSDTRPAARRVFNVDAESVVVAVLSSLAESGDVPEKAPVEAAAQYKIDDPRAAGPSTGDTGVA; encoded by the coding sequence ATGGGACACACCGACTCCGTCGCTGCTGCCCCCGCCGTCCGCACCACGGACGCGTCCGGCACCGGGCTCACCCCAAGGCCCGTGCCCACCCAGAGTGAGGAGCACACCGTGGCCGAGCGATCGAGCGCCCCGTCGGAGCTTGGCGGGAGCGACACGCCCGCGAAGGGTCCGGCACGGGTTCGTGTCATCCGGGAAGGTGTCGGTTCCTACCTCCCCGACATCGACCCCGAGGAGACGGCCGAGTGGCTGGAGTCCTTTGACGCGATGCTCAGCGAGGCCGGTCCGCAGCGCGCCCGCTACCTGATGCTCCGGCTGCTCGAGCGCGCCGGTGACGCCCGGGTGGCCCTGCCGTCGCTGACCTCCACCGACTACGTCAACACCATCCCCACCGAGAACGAGCCGTGGTTCCCCGGCGACGAGGAGGTGGAGCGCCGCTACCGCGCCTGGATCCGCTGGAACGCCGCGGTGATGGTGCACCGGGCGCAGCGCCCGGGCGTCGGCGTCGGCGGACACATCTCCACCTACGCCAGCTCCGCAGCGCTGTACGAGGTGGGCTTCAACCACTTCTTCCGCGGCCGCGACCACCCCGGTGGCGGCGACCAGGTCTTCATCCAGGGCCACGCCTCCCCCGGCATCTACGCCCGCGCGTTCCTCGAGGGCCGGCTCTCCGCCGAGCAGCTCGACGGCTTCCGCCAGGAGTACAGCCACGCCGGCGAGAGCGGCGGCCTGCCGTCGTACCCGCACCCCCGGCTGCTGCCGGACTTCTGGGAGTTCCCCACGGTGTCCATGGGCCTCGGCCCGATGAACGCCATCTACCAGGCTCGCTTCAACAAGTACCTGCAGCACCGCAGCATCAAGGACACCTCCGACCAGCACGTGTGGGCCTTCCTCGGTGACGGCGAGATGGACGAGCCGGAGTCGCGCGGGCTGGTGCACGTGGCGGCCACCGACCAGCTGGACAACCTCACGTTCGTCGTCAACTGCAACCTGCAGCGCCTGGACGGGCCGGTGCGCGGCAACGGCAAGATCATCCAGGAGCTGGAGAGCTTCTTCCGTGGCGCCGGCTGGAACGTCATCAAGGTGGTGTGGGGCCGGGAGTGGGACAGCCTGCTGCACGCCGACCGCGACGGTGCGCTGGTCAACCTGATGAACAGCACCCCCGACGGTGACTACCAGACCTACAAGGCCAACGACGGCGGCTACGTCCGCGAGCACTTCTTCGGGCGCGACCCGCGCACCAAGGAGCTGGTCGACCCGATGACCGACTCCGAGATCTGGAACCTCAAGCGCGGTGGGCACGACTACCGCAAGGTGCACGCCGCCTACGCCGCCGCGATGGCGCACAAGGGCCAGCCCACGGTCATCCTGGCCAAGACCATCAAGGGCTACGGGCTGGGCACGCACTTCGAGGGCCGCAACGCCACGCACCAGATGAAGAAGCTGACCCTCGACGACCTCAAGCACCTGCGCGACAGCCAGCACATCCCGATCAGCGACGAGGACCTCGAGCGCGACCCGTACCTGCCGCCGTACTACCACCCCGGCGCCGACGCCCCGGAGATCAAGTACCTGCGGGAGCGCCGCCGGGTGCTGGGCGGCTACCTGCCCACCCGCAAGGTGACGGCGAACAACCCGCCGCTGCCCGAGGACAAGACCTACGACGTGGTCAAGCGCGGCTCGGGCAAGCAGGAGGTGGCCACCACCATGGCCTTCGTCCGGCTGCTCAAGGAGCTGATGCGGGACAAGGGGTGGGGCAAGCGGTTCGTCCCGATCATCCCCGACGAGGCGCGCACCTTCGGCATGGACTCGATGTTCCCCACGCTGAAGATCTACAACCCCAACGGCCAGCTGTACACCTCGGTGGACGCCGACCTGATGCTCGCCTACAAGGAGAGCGAGGTCGGCCAGATCCTGCACGAGGGGATCAACGAGGCGGGCTCGACGGCCGCGTTCACCGCGGTCGGCACCTCCTACGCCACCCACGGCGAGCCGATGATCCCGATCTACATCTTCTACTCGATGTTCGGCTTCCAGCGCACGGGCGACGGGCTGTGGGCCGCCGCCGACCAGATGGCCCGCGGCTTCGCCCTGGGGGCCACTGCCGGGCGCACCACCCTCACCGGTGAGGGCCTGCAGCACGCCGACGGCCACTCGCTGCTGCTGGCGGCGAGCAACCCCGCGGTCGTCGCCTACGACCCGGCCTACGGCTACGAGATCGGCCACATCGTGCGCGAGGGCCTGCGCCGGATGTACGGCGACGGCGGCCCGGACGGCGCCGGCGAGAACGTCTTCTACTACCTCACCGTCTACAACGAGCCCTACCAGCAGCCGGCCGAGCCCGAGGACGTCGACGTGGAGGGCATCCTCCGCGGCATCCACCGGGTGAGCACCGCGCCGGCGGGAACGGGTCCGCGCGCGCAGATCCTCGCCTCCGGCGTGGCCCTGCCGTGGGCGATGAAGGCCCAGCAGCTGCTGGCCGACGACTGGGACGTGGCGGCGGACGTGTGGTCGGTGACGTCGTGGAACGAGCTGCACCGCGACGGCGTGGAGTGCGAGCGCGAGGCGCTGCGCCACCCCGAGGCGGACAAGCGCGTGCCCTACGTGACCGAGGCGCTGACCGACCTGGCCGGACCCGTGGTCGCGGTGTCGGACTGGATGCGCGCGGTGCCGGACATGATCCGCCAGTGGGTGCCCAACGAGTACATCACCCTGGGCACCGACGGGTTCGGCTTCTCCGACACCCGACCGGCGGCCCGCCGGGTGTTCAACGTGGACGCCGAGTCGGTCGTGGTGGCCGTGCTGTCCTCGCTGGCCGAGTCCGGCGACGTGCCCGAGAAGGCACCGGTCGAGGCGGCCGCGCAGTACAAGATCGACGACCCCCGCGCGGCCGGCCCCTCCACCGGCGACACCGGCGTCGCCTGA